The genome window AGGCATCGCCCGCATACGACCAGCGGATCCCTCAGACGTGAAGCGCAGCGTTGGACGGTAGGATGGCGCCTGCGGCGAATGCGCCGCGCCTGCCATCGGAACCATGCCGTACGTCGCCGCACCTGCGTTCGCCCGCCTACTCACCCTGTGCACCATTCTGCTACTCGGCGCCTGCGCCACGCAGGCACCGCGCGCGCCCGAGCGCACGCCGACCGAGATCAAGGCCGACATCGCGCGGCGCATCCCGGCCGCCATCCCCGACCGCAGCGGCTGGGCCAACGACGTGTACGTGGCGCTGTCCTCGCAGGAACTGGCCACCAGCGCCGACAACATCTGCGCGGTGCTGGCGGTGATCGAACAGGAATCCACCTACCAGGCCAATCCGCCGGTGCCCGGCCTGGGCAAGATCGCGCGCGCCGAACTCGGCCGCCGCGCGTCGGCATTGCATGTGCCCGCGTTCATGCTCGACGCCGCACTGGCGGTAAATTCACCGAATGGCCGCAGCTACGGCCAACGCATCGGCGCCGCGCGCACCGAGCAGGAACTGAGCGCCATCTTCGAAGACTTCGCCGGCAGCGTGCCGCTGGGCCAACGCCTGTTCGGCGGCCTCAACCCGGTGCATACCGGCGGTCCGATGCAGGTGAGCATCGCCTTCGCCGAGGCCCATACCGACGGCTATCCGTACCCGTTGCAGGACGCGGTGCGCCACGAGGTGTTCGGTCGTCGCGGCGGCGTGTGGTTCGGCACCCGCCATCTGCTCGGCTACCCGAGCGACTACGACACGCTGCTGTACCGCTTCGCCGACTTCAACGCCGGCTGGTACGCCAGCCGCAATGCGGCGTTCCAGGCGGCATTGGCGAAGGCCAGCGGCACCGGCCTGGCGCTGGACGGCGATCTGTTGATCCCCGGCAGCGACATCGACCAGCCCGGTGCCACCGAGCGCGTTGCACGCAGCCTGGGCGCGCGCCTGGCGCTGGACGACAAGGAGA of Xanthomonas translucens pv. cerealis contains these proteins:
- a CDS encoding DUF1615 domain-containing protein; amino-acid sequence: MPYVAAPAFARLLTLCTILLLGACATQAPRAPERTPTEIKADIARRIPAAIPDRSGWANDVYVALSSQELATSADNICAVLAVIEQESTYQANPPVPGLGKIARAELGRRASALHVPAFMLDAALAVNSPNGRSYGQRIGAARTEQELSAIFEDFAGSVPLGQRLFGGLNPVHTGGPMQVSIAFAEAHTDGYPYPLQDAVRHEVFGRRGGVWFGTRHLLGYPSDYDTLLYRFADFNAGWYASRNAAFQAALAKASGTGLALDGDLLIPGSDIDQPGATERVARSLGARLALDDKEIRRALQRGNAADFGDTALYRKVFALAERSAGKPLPRAILPGITLQSPKITRTLTTAWFAQRVAERWRRCMGK